The Candidatus Bathyarchaeota archaeon genomic interval GTGGTCAGCAGCAGCGTCTCTGTATTGCTCGCGCTATTGCGTTGGCGCCTGAAGTTATATTGATGGATGAACCCACCTCCGCGCTAGACCCCATTGCTTCAGCCAAGATTGAACGCTTGGTAGTGGAGTTAAAACGCAACTATACCGTAGCCATCGTGACCCACAACATGCAGCAGGCTTCCCGAGTTTCCGATTACACCGCATTCATGTATCTGGGTTCGCTCATTGAATATGGCGAAACAAAAGACATTTTTGAGTCACCTAAAAATTCATTAACCGAGAAGTATATAACTGGGGAATTCGGTTAAGCGAGAGAACGTTATGAACAGAATAATTGACCGCGGTTTAGAGCAGCAATCCGTGCTACTGATACGAATGGGCGAATTAACCTATGAAACCCTGAGCTTATCAATACACGGCTACCTTGAAGGTCGAAGCGTACAAACCCAAGTCCGCGAAATGAGCAACCTACTGGTATCAATGGCAAACAAAGTCGAAGACGAAACCTTCGAATTAATCAGCCGCTACCAACCCGTCGCTTCGGATTTGCGGTCAATTAAATCCTACATGAAAATCGGCAACGACTTCGCCCGATACGGACGATACGCCCTAGACATATCCGCCATTAACGAGAAAGTCAATGGGCTAAAAGAATGTGAAACTTGGATTAAGGATTACCTTTCCGAGATGAGCCAAAAAGTTCTCTCCATGGTTAAAGTCAGCATTGAAGCCCTCAAAAAATTCGACATAAACCTCGCCAAAACAATCGCGGAAACCGAGCGACAAGTTGACAAAATGTACCTTGAGTACATTGACCGCCTAATCAGCGTGGAGCAAGCGCAAGCCAACAGTCGCTGCATCGTTTCCAGCGCTCTTATCACTCGATATTTGGAACGCATCGCTGACCATGCAGTTTACGTCTGTGAATCAATCGTCTACATTGTGACGGGCGAAAAGATAACTTTAAGCTAAACAGAGCAGTTTTTCTTCTCTGTATCTTTTTCGTATTTTCCTGCACTTTTTAGAGTAACCTTCAAAAGCAACATTTCAGCAATGCATCTTAATGATTCCAGTTCTAAATGTTAATTGGCAAAGCCCACCAACCGATTGCAGCCTTAGCGAACGCGACGCGGACGTTTTGGCGCTAATCGAAACTGAAGGCTTAGCCACCTTCACCTTCGATGGGTTGAAGCGTAGAACTGGACTGCACCCCGAAACGCTCTCACGTATCCTTAGCCGCCTCGAACAAGAAGGCATCATAAAAAAGGAACCCGACGGCTACCGCGTAACCCCAAAAATCACCCAACTCAAACTCCATACCCCACGTCACGAAACCCCAACTGCACCACTTATCCAGACGTTTCTGCCTTCCGATTTGATGACGCAACAGTTGATTTTGAGTTTGAGAGGCAAATGGTTTGGGCTGCTCCGTTGGTTGGGGGTTTCTGAGAATCAGCAGGGCGTCACGCTAAAGTGGATAACTGAGGACGGTGCCATTCAGATTTCTGCTTGCATACAGGGTTCTGCCCTAAACATTGACGCCAAATTCTTAACCAGCAGCGATTTGAACTTGGCGCTTAAAGCTTCTTATCAGTTGATGTCGCTTATTGGCAAATTCTGTAACTCGTCGCAGGCTGCACGGCCAGTTTTGGCTCGCAATGTGGGTTACTACGGCGAATTCAATATGCCTGCCTAATTGCTTGCCAGTCGCGTTGCGGTGGCGGCGGTGAATTGTTTTTAGCTATGACTTCAATACCCTTGATTTTCTCTAAGAAGCGTAAGTCTAAAACTGCTTAGGCAGGAATGTAAAACCTCATAAGGTAACAGCGACCAAAGGTAACTGATGAATTTGAGGAAGAGACTGTTTCTCTATGCTTCCCCTCTGGTGTTATCATTACTGCTTATGCTACAGGTTGTTGCTGAAGCCAATCCGATGATTTTTCCAACTCATACAGCTCCTCCAGACAATGCGGTTCTTTCAGTTAAATTGTTAAGCCCAAAAGAAAATGCAACATACACCAATGGGACAATCAACGTTTGTTTCACCAAAGAAATTAACAGCCTTCCCGGAATCTCCACATCTGTCCATCTCATAAGCTCCTATCAGGGAGATTGGATGAATAGCAGCAAATGGTGTCCCTTTCCACCTGGAGCCGATGCTGGGCATTGGAACAGTTTTCAGGTCCTACAGCATAACTTCACACTCACCCAAATACCCGTCGGGTGGCATACACTGAAAATAGATTCACAAGGACAAGGTAGCTATTATTTAAACGAAACCGAGTATGTTTTTGATCTGCAAAAGAAAATAGTTATCTCTTTTTTTATAGACTCATCACCAGTTAATAGAAGTCAAACAGTGAATCAAATTCCAAATGCGACTCCAATAGTTCCAGAGGTCTCCGCCTCAACTACGTCCACTTCAAGCCAAAGCAAGCCTACTCTTAACACAGGCTCTATAGCCCCAAGTTCAATCAATTCATTATTGATAGCTGTAATAGCTATTCTAGTAATTGCGGTAATGACAATATTGTTGTATGTATTCAGAAGAAGAGAAACGCTAACAAGTAAAGAGTTTTCTCTAACTTCAGAGTAATGTAAAACCTCATAAAGTAACAGCAACCAATAGCCAATCGGTAACATATGAAAGGGCAAAAGGGGCGGTGTCGGTTCCTACTTCCAGAGGTTGTTGCTAACTATGGATAAAAATAAGTCATTTGCCCTAATCTTGTCACTCTTGGTTCTTTCTGCCTCTGCAAGTACAGTGCGGGCAGTTGAAGTAGTCAAAAGAGTTCCTATTCATTGCGTACCAGTGATGGTGTATGATTCCTATAAAGGCGCAATTTGGGTCGCCCCTGACTACTTCACTGGATATTGGGGCGTTGAGGGTAATCTGCCATCTTACTCACCAACTAACACCGTTGTTGCAATATCAGACAACGACAGTTCAGTGCTTGCAAATTTCACATTTGCTCTTGACCCACATCCAGTGGCATATGATTCTACACTACACGAAGTCTACGTTGTCGTTGAAAATACAGTGTCGGTAATATCTGATGAAAGCAACTCGGTTATAGCAACCATCGAGCCCAACACAAGCATTATTGATGGCCCTTCTAGGTGGGTCTATGACTCCGGCAAAGGAGAAATGTTTACTATCACCCACAACCAAACCTACAACTATACTTCTGGGTATACTAACTATACTAATGGAGTTACAGTAATCTCATGTATTACCAA includes:
- the phoU gene encoding phosphate signaling complex protein PhoU, yielding MNRIIDRGLEQQSVLLIRMGELTYETLSLSIHGYLEGRSVQTQVREMSNLLVSMANKVEDETFELISRYQPVASDLRSIKSYMKIGNDFARYGRYALDISAINEKVNGLKECETWIKDYLSEMSQKVLSMVKVSIEALKKFDINLAKTIAETERQVDKMYLEYIDRLISVEQAQANSRCIVSSALITRYLERIADHAVYVCESIVYIVTGEKITLS
- a CDS encoding MarR family transcriptional regulator; the protein is MIPVLNVNWQSPPTDCSLSERDADVLALIETEGLATFTFDGLKRRTGLHPETLSRILSRLEQEGIIKKEPDGYRVTPKITQLKLHTPRHETPTAPLIQTFLPSDLMTQQLILSLRGKWFGLLRWLGVSENQQGVTLKWITEDGAIQISACIQGSALNIDAKFLTSSDLNLALKASYQLMSLIGKFCNSSQAARPVLARNVGYYGEFNMPA